The genomic DNA CACCACCCTGGTGATGACCGCCGCCCTCGGCGTCAACGACGACGAGATCGGCGCCGTCGTCCAGACCGCGCTGGACACCCCGTTCGTCGGCGGCGTGTCCATCCAACCCCAGTTCGGCTCCGGCCGATCCGGGGCGATCGACCCCACCGACCGGCTCACCCACACCGGCGTGCTGGCCCGCCTCGGCCCCCAAACCGGCGGCCGGGTAACCTGGCGCGACCTCACCGCCCTGCCCTGCTCCCACCCGCACTGCTGCTCGGTCGGCTACCTGCTGCGCGACGACGCCGGAACCTGGCGCTCCCTGGTCGGGCTCATCGGCCACGACACGCTCGCGCAGCGACTCGGCCTGGTCGCCAACCGCATCGCCGACAGCGACATCCCCGCCGAACTGCGCCTGGCCGTGCGCGAATCACTGCACGGACTGCTCTCCGAGCAATCCTCCCTGTCCCACCCCGACATCGGCACGCTGTGGCAGACCATCTGCCAGACCTGCGATTTGGGCATGTCCACCCTGCTCACCCTGGCCTCCTCGGCGCTGCCCGGCCGCCGAGCCCGGCTGCGGCGACTGCTCGGCGAACGCGTCGTGCGCATCACCGTCAAACCGTTCATGGACATCTCCACCATGATCGAAGAACGCCTCACCCAATGCTGCGTCCACGTCGGCACCCGCGCGGACGCCGCCGACCAATGCGCCCCCTTCTGCGCCGTGCAGGCCTGGCCCGCCCTGTCCCGTCAACGCCTGTCCGCCGCCGCGCCCGCCGGACCCGCACTGCTACCGGTACAGCCGCGATGAGCGACACCGGCGTCTACTACGAGGAAGCGAACGCCCGCCGAGCACCGCACGACCCGCTGAACCTGTGCGTCTACGCCACCGTCGCCCTGCTCACCTGGCTGATCGGTCCGCTCGCGCTGACCGGTTTCGCCGCACTCGGATTCCTCGCCTACCTGCGGGCCAGGCGAGAGGGGTTGCTGCGCAGCAAGTGCTGGTTGCGCGACACCCGACTGGTGCTGGCCTATCTCGCGGCCCTGGTCGTCGTCGGAGTGCTGGCCTCGACACCGTTGCTGTAGGCCCGCGCGGTCGACACGCCTCGGCTCACCGGCCGCCGACGAGGGCGGGAAGCGACCGGACCGACACCGGGTGACAGACACCGGACGAGCAACCGAGCCCCTCGGGGTGTGGCGCCGCCCGCAGGTGGCCGCCGAGAACACCGACCGGCTCGCGCATCCGAGCAACCCGCCCCGGGCGTGGCCCGAGTACCGCGCTGCCCCCGACGGAGATCTCCGGGGGAATATCGGCGGCGAACAGCCGGTGTCGGGCGGCGAATACTCCGATGAACTCTGCCCCGCCCGCTCACACCCGGCGCCGACGGCCCCGCAGCTCCACAGCCGAGCGCGGAATACGCTGCGAGCTGGGCATTCGCCGTCGGCGCGACCCTCCCGGCGACGCACGAAAGGTGTTCTCCGGCAACGCCAGAAACGTCGAAGACCGCACGCCGATGTCTCCTTCCGGGGGTAACGTGGCCCGGCGCGAAGAGGAAGACAGCCCCGGGGCGAAGAGGGAAGTAGCCCGGCGCGAAGAGGGTGGCGGC from Nocardia higoensis includes the following:
- a CDS encoding radical SAM protein — translated: MSTGMPLRGDRIQRYVTAFCPTCHHENPDRPLPEVARLSGWLAERDGRVYLERGCPRHGMIRTLYDENPEILTYLERWTAPTKAHLPDTPGNFDPVPSAYLRGLPEMQTQHTCILLEDIVDTCNLRCPTCFADSAPDLGGVVDIGDVLANVDQRLAREHGTLDVLMLSGGEPTLHPRLPELLAELTARPITRILINTNGIRIARDDTLLALLTEHRERVEIYLQFDGISATASRHHRGGDLRPLKQQALRRLSAHAVFTTLVMTAALGVNDDEIGAVVQTALDTPFVGGVSIQPQFGSGRSGAIDPTDRLTHTGVLARLGPQTGGRVTWRDLTALPCSHPHCCSVGYLLRDDAGTWRSLVGLIGHDTLAQRLGLVANRIADSDIPAELRLAVRESLHGLLSEQSSLSHPDIGTLWQTICQTCDLGMSTLLTLASSALPGRRARLRRLLGERVVRITVKPFMDISTMIEERLTQCCVHVGTRADAADQCAPFCAVQAWPALSRQRLSAAAPAGPALLPVQPR